A region from the Pelagovum pacificum genome encodes:
- a CDS encoding alpha-L-fucosidase codes for MSADQPAMARTAWFTDARFGLFIHWGLYAIPARHEWVQTREQTPPEDYAAYLDQFDPDLFDPADWARKAKAAGMRYVVVTAKHHEGFCLWDSAFTDFKATNTPFGRDALRDILDAFRAEGLRVGIYYSLIDWHHPDFTIDPVHPLRNHPDAIALNAERDMERYRSYMFAQVEELLTGYGPLDIIWFDFSYPDRAENGLTGKGRDDWNSEALLALVRRLAPGIIVNNRLGLPEEAPDVVTPEQLSPPEWPERDGARVTWEACHTLSGPWGYARDMGSAKSPGQLIRLLADTVSKGGNLLMNVGPTARGEFDPQATEALETYATWMHHHAPAIRGCTAADLPPAQDCRLTRKGDRLYVHVFAWPFRHLHLPGLQGKVSQARLMTDGGEVGIVAPAPDDPHENMQIRSRPGDLVLELPVKKPDAVVPVIELALC; via the coding sequence ATGAGCGCGGATCAACCTGCGATGGCCCGCACCGCGTGGTTCACCGATGCACGGTTCGGCCTCTTCATTCATTGGGGGCTGTACGCGATCCCGGCCCGGCACGAATGGGTCCAGACCCGCGAGCAGACGCCGCCGGAGGACTATGCCGCCTACCTCGACCAGTTCGATCCCGACCTCTTCGATCCGGCGGACTGGGCCCGCAAGGCGAAGGCAGCGGGGATGCGCTACGTCGTCGTGACCGCAAAGCACCACGAAGGCTTCTGCCTCTGGGACAGCGCCTTCACCGATTTCAAGGCAACCAATACTCCGTTCGGGCGCGATGCCCTGCGCGACATCCTCGACGCCTTCCGGGCCGAGGGGCTGCGGGTCGGCATCTACTACTCGCTAATCGACTGGCACCATCCCGACTTCACCATCGACCCGGTGCACCCGCTGCGAAACCATCCCGACGCCATCGCGCTGAACGCCGAGCGCGACATGGAGCGCTACCGCAGCTACATGTTCGCGCAGGTCGAGGAACTGCTCACCGGATACGGTCCGCTCGACATCATCTGGTTCGACTTCTCCTATCCCGACCGGGCGGAGAACGGCCTGACTGGAAAGGGCCGGGACGACTGGAACAGCGAGGCGCTGCTCGCCCTCGTCCGGCGACTGGCGCCCGGGATCATTGTCAACAACCGCCTCGGGCTGCCCGAGGAGGCCCCCGACGTCGTGACGCCTGAACAGCTCTCGCCCCCCGAATGGCCAGAGCGTGACGGCGCGCGGGTGACGTGGGAGGCCTGCCATACCCTGTCGGGCCCCTGGGGCTACGCCCGCGACATGGGGTCCGCCAAGAGCCCGGGACAGCTGATCCGTCTGCTCGCCGATACCGTGTCCAAGGGGGGCAACCTGCTGATGAACGTCGGGCCGACCGCCCGCGGCGAATTCGATCCGCAGGCGACCGAGGCGCTCGAGACCTACGCCACGTGGATGCACCATCACGCGCCGGCAATCCGGGGCTGCACCGCCGCCGACCTGCCGCCGGCACAGGATTGCCGCCTGACCCGCAAGGGCGACCGCCTGTACGTTCATGTCTTCGCCTGGCCGTTCCGGCACCTGCATTTGCCGGGGCTTCAGGGGAAGGTCAGTCAGGCCCGGCTGATGACGGACGGCGGCGAAGTCGGTATCGTCGCCCCTGCCCCCGACGATCCGCATGAGAACATGCAGATCAGATCGCGGCCCGGCGACCTCGTCCTCGAACTTCCCGTGAAGAAACCGGACGCCGTGGTCCCCGTAATCGAGCTGGCGCTGTGCTGA
- a CDS encoding ABC transporter permease: MTVTSSRPSRPRPARPALTLRWWVRRPNLLIGALLIGLIVFAAIFAPFITTGEPYQQDLMQSLQPPSLAHPFGTDQFGRDIFTRVIYGARISLLEAVVCAGLAVLIGVPLGLISGTAGRRVDAAIMWTMDVIFAFPAVVLAILIVSILGPSLINLLIANAVFSIPVYARLTRNIALGLREMEYVEAARALGAGRLRIMFDQMLRNALAPIIVQATLTAGTVLLSAASLSFLGLGAQPPLPEWGAMMSEGRNFIGVNVYLSLFPGLAVMVMVLGFNLLGDGLRDLLDPRP, from the coding sequence ATGACCGTGACCTCTTCCCGGCCCAGCCGTCCCCGTCCTGCGCGCCCCGCCCTGACGTTGCGCTGGTGGGTGCGTCGCCCGAACCTGCTGATCGGCGCCCTGCTGATCGGACTGATCGTCTTCGCCGCGATCTTCGCGCCGTTCATCACCACGGGTGAGCCCTATCAGCAGGACTTGATGCAGAGCCTTCAGCCCCCGTCGCTGGCGCATCCCTTCGGCACCGACCAGTTCGGGCGCGACATCTTCACCCGCGTCATCTACGGCGCGCGTATCTCGCTGCTCGAGGCGGTGGTCTGCGCCGGGCTCGCCGTCCTGATCGGTGTGCCGCTGGGGCTGATCTCCGGCACCGCCGGCCGGCGTGTCGACGCGGCCATCATGTGGACGATGGACGTGATCTTCGCCTTTCCCGCCGTTGTCCTCGCGATCCTGATCGTGTCGATCCTGGGCCCGAGCCTCATCAACCTGCTGATCGCAAACGCCGTCTTCTCGATCCCCGTCTACGCCCGCCTGACGCGCAACATCGCGCTCGGCCTGCGAGAGATGGAATATGTCGAGGCCGCCCGCGCGCTCGGCGCCGGTCGCCTCCGCATCATGTTCGACCAGATGCTGCGCAACGCGCTGGCGCCGATCATCGTCCAGGCGACGCTCACGGCGGGCACCGTCCTGCTGTCGGCGGCCAGCCTGTCGTTCCTCGGCCTTGGCGCGCAGCCACCGCTGCCCGAATGGGGCGCGATGATGAGCGAGGGACGCAACTTCATAGGAGTGAACGTGTATCTATCCCTCTTTCCCGGCCTCGCCGTGATGGTCATGGTGCTCGGCTTCAACCTGCTCGGGGACGGCCTCCGCGACCTGTTGGATCCGCGGCCATGA
- a CDS encoding ABC transporter permease — translation MKAYFFRKILALPLILLGVSFIVFMAVRALPGDPARLMAGPDAPEAALVLVRERLGLNQPVIVQYGYFLVNALQGDLGMSLRSKVPVTQEIADRFPNTLKLAFVSYMIAVLVGIPAGILSAAARGRWPDQLVMIFAILAASLANFWLALMGMNLFAVKLGWLPLMGMGTWQHYILPSVTLALLPAAIIARMTRSSMIEVLGQDYIRTARAKGIDEGKVYRKHALRNALIPIVTIVGLNFGAVVSGAVVAETVFSWPGIGRLLVDAVRYRDYPVIQGVTLLTVASVVIVNLAADLLIMLINPRVRVS, via the coding sequence TTGAAGGCCTATTTCTTCCGCAAGATCCTCGCGCTGCCGCTCATCCTGCTCGGCGTGTCGTTCATCGTCTTCATGGCGGTGCGCGCCCTGCCCGGTGATCCGGCGCGGCTCATGGCGGGCCCCGATGCACCCGAGGCGGCGCTCGTGCTGGTCCGGGAGCGTCTCGGCCTGAACCAGCCGGTGATCGTCCAGTACGGTTATTTCCTGGTGAATGCCCTGCAGGGCGACCTTGGTATGTCGCTGCGATCCAAGGTGCCGGTGACGCAGGAGATCGCGGACCGCTTCCCGAACACGCTCAAGCTGGCGTTCGTCAGCTACATGATCGCCGTTCTCGTCGGGATCCCGGCGGGCATCCTGTCGGCCGCCGCGCGAGGGCGATGGCCAGACCAGCTCGTGATGATTTTCGCCATCCTCGCGGCATCGCTCGCCAACTTCTGGCTGGCACTGATGGGGATGAACCTGTTCGCGGTAAAGCTGGGCTGGCTGCCGCTGATGGGCATGGGGACATGGCAGCATTACATCCTGCCGTCGGTCACGCTTGCCCTTCTGCCGGCAGCGATCATCGCGCGAATGACGCGATCGTCGATGATCGAGGTTCTGGGGCAGGACTACATCCGCACCGCCCGCGCCAAGGGCATCGACGAGGGCAAGGTCTACAGGAAGCACGCGCTGCGCAACGCGCTGATCCCGATCGTCACGATCGTCGGGCTGAACTTCGGCGCCGTGGTCTCCGGCGCGGTCGTCGCGGAGACGGTCTTCAGCTGGCCCGGCATCGGGCGCCTGCTGGTCGACGCGGTCCGCTACCGGGACTACCCGGTCATCCAGGGCGTGACGCTGCTGACCGTGGCAAGCGTGGTGATCGTGAACCTCGCCGCCGACCTGCTCATCATGCTCATCAACCCGCGTGTGAGGGTCAGCTGA